Sequence from the Bacteroides sp. genome:
CGCCAAAGCCATCATTGAAATCAAAGGGCTTGATTGCAAGGTCATACCTGTGCTCACCAAGGATTTCCCCCAAAATGCCCAGCGTCCCCAGTACAGTGTTCTGAACAAAAGCCGTATAAAAAAGGATTTTGGTGTGGAGATTCCCTACTGGCGAGATAGCCTGAAGGAATGCCTGGCAAAATTGTAAAAACCTATTCCTCTCTTGCTTCTTTATGCAGAGAGGTTTTCCTTTTGTTTCTTTTCAAAACTTATTCATGTCTCCATTTCATTCAGAAATGAGGCTGGTTCTGTTTTTAATTTTCAGCCGGGATTTTCTTGTTTATTTCTTAATCGGGCCTTATCTGGCTCGGAGTTTATACGGTTTAAACCGTATAAACTCCGTATTAACTATGAAGATGCTATTAGAAAAGAAAGAGCAAGCAACCAGTATTAGCATTATAGATAATAAAAAACGAGGTGGCGAGCAGCCACCCCGTCTATTGGGATTCAATAAATTAGCTTGAATCAAAAATGTTAAACGAAGACTTTTACATTCTATTCAGGCTTTTCAGGTTTATCCTGAAACCTGGATCTGAAATTTTTAAACTTCTCTGAAAGTTGGTCAAAGGTTTCATCCAGGCTTTCCCTGATATCCTCCCAGGCATCTTCGCCCTTTTCTTTCAGCTCATTTAGTTTTGACTTGCTTTTTGAGACTTTGCCTTCCAGTTCGTCTATTTCGTCCTGGTACTCAATTTTGGTATCGGCTTTTGCAAATTTAGCCCTGGCCTTAAGCTTGTCGATGTCGGCTTGCCATTCATCAATTTTGGCTTCAATTTTTGTTTTGTAGTCTTCAAATTTCCCCATGATGTTTATTTTTTTGGTTATGTTTATAAAAATACAAAAAGATATTTTTTTTGAAACCATTCACCTGCTCTTTTTATCTCAGGACTGGACCTTATGGGTCATTTTTTCTTCCCAGTGGGTAGATTCGATGATGACTTCAAGGCCTTCCTTTTCAACCAGGAAGCCATCGTGGCCATAAAGGCTGCGGATGGTGTGATGGGAGGCCCCCGGAATCATTTCTGCAACCTTCCTCACCTCTTCAATGGGGAACAGGATGTCGGTTTCGATACTGATGCAACAAACGTTTGAGCGGATGCTTTGCAGTACCTTTTTGACGCCTCCGCGGTGGCGTCCCACATCGTGCGAGTCAAACGCGCGGGTGATGGTCAGGTAGGCGTATGGGCTGTAGCGGTTTACCAGTTTGTTTCCCTGGTAACGCAAATAGGAGGGGGCGTTGAAGCCTTCCATTTTATTTTCTTCGGGGTCATATTGGGTTTTTTCAAAGGCCTCGAAGCTGCGGTAGCTGATCATCCCAATGGCCCTTGCGGCACGTAGTCCTGCTTTACCACCTTCTTGGGTGTTTTCCAGAAAACTGGGATCGGCTTCCAGGGCCATGCGCTGGGCTTCGTTGTAGGCTTTGGCCCAGGGGCTGGTGCGCGCCCCTGCTGCAATAAAGATCAGGTGCTTGATGAGTCCAGGCTGCATGATGCACCATTCCATTCCCTGAAAAGCGCCCAGCGAAGCCCCAATAGCCACGTCAATTTTTTCAATGCCCAGATGCCCGCGAAGCAGCTCGTGGACTTGAACCATATCGCGTATGGTAATCAAGGGGAAATCGAGCAGGAAGGGCTTTCCCGTTTCGGGATTCAGAGAGGTGGCGCCTGTGGTTCCATAGCAACTGCCCAGCACATTGGCACATACGATGGTATGATAGCGGGGATCGAATGTCTTGCCTGGTCCGCAAAGATTAGGCCACCATTCCATGGGATCGCTGTTGCCCGTCAGGGCGTGGCACACCCAAACCACAGGATTCCCAGAATGCACATCGCCATAAAGGTGATAGCCGATTTCGATGCCAGGGAAGGTGTAACCCGATTCAGTGGTAAAAGGTTTGTCGGTCTTGAGGATTTGGAGCATAAAGGCAAATTTGCCGTGAAAATACAATTTTTTGGAAAAAAGGATCCATAAAATTTGAAAGAGAAGCTTTCCTTTGGCACGGAAAGAATTTTGTAGCTTTAGACGCTGATTAAAATTTTCAGGATATGAAGAAGTTTCCGCTGGGATTTTTTCCCACCCCGCTGCATGGACTGGAGCGGCTTTCGGATAAATACCGTCCCTATGAACTTTTTATCAAAAGGGATGATCAGACAGGGCTTGCGTCAGGGGGCAATAAAACCCGCAAGCTGGAATACCTTCTGGCAGAAGCGCTGGCGCAGGGATGCAATACGCTGGTCACCTTGGGTGCCCAGCAGTCGAATCATTGCCGCCAAACGGCTGCCGCCGCTGCAAGGGCAGGCCTTGACTGCCATCTCATCGTCAGGGGAAAGGCGCCTGCTATGCCCAATGGCAATCTCTTGCTTTCTTTGTTGTTGGGCGCTGAAATTCATTACGCCGGTGCAGAGATTACGGATGCATATATTGCACAGGTGATAAACGAGCTGCGGAGCTTTGGACTAAAGCCTTACCTGATCCCTTATGGCGGGTCGAATACCACTGGGGTGATGGGTTATGCTGATGCTGTGGCAGAGCTGAAACAACAAATGGAGGAGAAAAGCCTTTCATTTGATTATATTTTCTTTGCTTCATGCTCAGGAGGAACGCAAGCGGGTTTGATGCTGGGGAAAGAAAAGTTTGGCCTGGATGCAAGGCTGATGCCCGTTAGTATTCAGAAACCTGAGGCCGGTTTCTCATCTCTTGAAGAGATGGCTTTAAAGCTCGTTTATGATACCAGGGAATCCATGGGCATAGAACACAATTTCAATGCATCCGATGCCAGGCTGATCAAAGGCTATGATGAAGCGGGTTATGGTGTGGTGACCCAATCGGAGCACAAAGCCATTCATGAACTGGCCCGCCTCGAAGGAATATTGCTCGATCCCGTGTATACGGCAAGGGCATTCAATGCAATGACAGATTATTTGGGAAAGGGGAAAGTCCCTTCAGGTTCAAAAATTCTGTTCTGGCATACCGGGGGATTGCCGGCAAACTTTCATTATGCCGCCGAGATCCTGTAAGGATTAGTCTTTTACTTTGTATAACTTCCACCAGGCGATGTGCGGGTCCTCGTGGTGCTCACGGTGGTAGCCGAAGAAATAGCAGCTCAGCATTGCCCAGAAGTGGTTTTTTCCTTGTGTACGGGCTTTGTGTGGCCCCATAGAGGGCAGGTGTGGCAGGCGGTGAACCCAGTAAACGCCAACCGCGAAGAGCTGAAAGGTGCCCAATATGGCGGGCAGGGCCCAGAAAAGCAATACACTGGTCTGGTCAAGCTTCAGCAGATAAACCATGATGTTGAACAGGGCGGCCATGATCAGCAATTGGGTAATGGTGAGATATCGCCACATAAATACCGCCCACCACGCAAAGAAGTTTTGCGATTTTACATAGAAATCGGGGTCCTCAGCAGAGGCTGGGTTCTTGTGGTGCTTCCCGTGGTTTTTTCGGAGCATTTTATAGGACATCCCGGCAAAAAGCGCAACGGCAAGGGTTCCTATCACCGTGTTCACCCGTTTTGACGGATGGATGTTGCCGTGCATGGCATCGTGGCCTGTAATAAACAAGCCGGTATAGAGATAGGCCTGGATCAGGATATGGACGTAAATCCATGGATTGGTCCAGGAAGGTTCAAGAGAAATCAGCATATAGGCCAGGTGACCTGCCCAGATCAGGATGACCGCTATGGCAATAAGAACACCCATAAATTTGTGTTTTGACGTTTTCCAAAATTAGCCAATTTTATCTATCACCAAAATTTTTTGGGGATCAAAACATTTTTGCCTGATAACGTGTTAGATAAACATTGGTAAAGTATGAAAAAATTGGTTGAATTTTAATTCATAGCCTTATGCAACAATGGACTTATGCCCTGCTATTATTGGCCAGTATAGCCGTGCCCCTGATTCGCAGCTTTGAACCGCGAATTTTCTTTATTGGAAACTGGAAGGCACTCCTGGCAGGAATTTTTGTCATGATGCTGGTATTTATTCCCTGGGATGTGGCCTTTACAAAACACGGGGTCTGGGGATTCTCTCACGAATACGTGAGCGGGCTTTATGTTTTCGGCTTACCCATTGAAGAATGGATGTTTTTTATTGTGATAACCTATTGTGTGGTATTTTCCTACGAGGTGATCCGCTACTTTTTTCCCCGTATCTCTTTCCCCAAAACAGCTATGTGGACATCCCTGATCGTTGGAGCCGGATTGCTAGTTGCAGGACTACTGAATACCGACAAGGTTTACACCTTTATTGTCACCATGCTTGCCGGAGCACTGATGATCCTGATGCCCATCCTGAAATATCACAAAACCTGGCTCAGCCACTATTTGGTAACCTATCTCATTACCCTTATCCCGTTCTTTATTGTGAACGGGGTGCTCACCCGTATTCCCGTGGTTTGGTACAACAATGCTGAAAACCTGGGCATAAGGCTGACTTCCATTCCTGTTGAAGACAGCGCTTATTTTATGGCGATGATGCTAATCGTGATGCCCATTTATGAACGATTAAAACCGAAGAAATAAAATAAAGGTCAATTACAAAAAGAGGCCGCCTCAAATCGAGACGGCCTCTTTTAATTTTTGGCTAGATGAAAACAGATTCAGTTAATCGGGCCGGTATCCAAAATAAAAATGTTTTACGCCAATGTCATCCCCATCGGCATCTTCATTGAAATAAATTTTTCTAATTGGAGCTGGCGACACCACCCCGGTAAATCCACTTGAGAACCCGCCTGGAAAGTCGCCATTCATTATATAATCGATTTCACACTCATTGGTTCCATCAAACGCATAAACCTTTAAATATTCGTATTGACTTGCAGAATTATCGACAATAACAAATCCAATTGCATAAACATTACTACCATTTACACCGATCTCAAAATTATCGTCCTCAAAATTATCTACATCGCCAATGCTGATAGTATGAGGCCAGTCAACCTCACTATCTTCAAAAACCAGCCCTAGATGAACCTCAGGGTGGCCCTCATAAAAACCAGGATCTTTGTTTTCCAGATAGAATTCGAACGGCATGCCTGTTGTGTCAGGGCTGAAAGTAATTTTTTTACCCATCCATATTTGTCCTGTAGAATGGTAGCTGAAGTTTCCTGCTTCGTTGGCTTTTTTAATGTTAGTCCCGGTGGTTTCCCAGGGTCCTTCTGTTAAATGGTATGGCATTGCACTCTCCCAATTTGCTTTATTCTTAAAGATTCCAACGCTAGCTGAGTCATATTGGACCATATCGTAATCCACAGTAGAACTGACCTTTGCAATGCTGTTATCCGTCAGGCTACGTAGGGTATAGGATATGGGAACGGCTGTGGTTAAGGGAGCATCTGTTCTGAAAAACTCACCCAATTGACCTGTGCGAAGAAAGTTCAGCGCAGTTTGGGCATCCCCACCAATGGTAACCAGTTTAATGGTTGATTCTGATAGGGTCGTGAGGTGGTCACCTGAAATTTCTCCATCAATACCATTATAAGAAGCTGACAAGGCCGCTTTCATTTCCGTTTCACTATACGTGGAAGTCATTGTTAAAGTCATCATTCGCCCGTATACAATATTTGAAACATAAACCGGGAGGTTGTTCGGCCCGATCCTGCCCATACTGACTTGTTCATCCAGAATTTCCTGTGTAAATTCCTCACTGAATAAATCACCGGGTCTTTGGGGCAATCCCATCGACACAGTAAACATTTTTTGAACAAAATAGGCGGACACCGTATTTGTTTCGTTTGTGCTTTCCCATTGCAATGATGCCTGAACGCTTGATGTCATATAATCTGCCGAAAGCCCAAGAGCAAGAGCAGTTTGCTGAAAAGAATGGCTGGTCGCCTGGTTGAAAAAGATGCTGCTTCCCGAGATATGTCCAGCATTTTGGGCGGCTTCAACAAGCTCCGCAATTCCTTGCTTCACAGTAACCAGGGTCGGGTTTTCAATCAACCTGCTATTGTTCGACATCTGAAAACTTATGGAAATGGGGAGGTCAGCCCGCTGGTAGATTGGCAGGGATTGCATAGCCCCCAAGCCCTGAAGGTACCCATTGCCCTGGATTAATGATCCCAGGTAAAGGATCTCTGAATTTGGGTCGTAGGTGACAATATCTTCAGGGGTTTTTGTTATAGAGCATGGCGTAGTGGTTTTTACCATTAGGTCACTACAACTAAACTCCTGGATCGGGTCAAACTCCAGCATTGCATCAGCTTCCGGTGGACTAAAAACATCCCAGGTTGGGAGTGATGCGAAATAAGCATTTATCTCAAGGGTATCATCGGGATTGTCTTCTTCTTCCTTTGAGCAACTTATGGGGGCTACAATAAATAACATTAATATTGCCAGCAATAATCCGTTTGATAGGGTAAGCAGGGTCTTTTTCATGTCCGGTTTGGGTTAATGTTGAGATTACCTGTTTTCAGTTAAACAGGTCTTTTTGTAGACGAAGGACTGGTTTAATTAATTAAAACGATGTAATATAAATAATTCTAATAAGATCAGTTGATCAAAAGGGGGCAACGTGCTGTATTTGGGGCGAATTGATTAGCGAAAAAGGTGGGTGTCAAAAAGGAGGGTTAAATGACATTCGCCCCAATTTGATCAAAGGGCCTCTTTAATCTTCATAATGTAGCTTCGCGAGACTGGAATTTTCTCGTCAACTCCTTTTATGATCAGGGCTTGATTGTTGCAATTGCCAATGAGTTTTTCTATGTTATGTGAGTTAACTATACTAATTCTGTGGCAACGGATTAGGTTAGGAAAGTTCTTTATTTGGACTTCAATATTTTTCAGGGTATTTCTGATCAGTCTTTTTTTTACTTGATCTCCATCCAGATAATGAATTTCGGCATAATTATCGGCCGATTTAATAAACAGAATATTTGAGCTTAAAAGGCTGAATTTCTCTGCTTTGTTTTCTGAGATGAAGTCAACCGGCTTATTGGATTCATCTGCTTCCAGCGCCTTCATTTTGCTTTGCAAAATTTCTCCAAGAAGAAGCAAGGCCTCATTTTTCTCTCTTAATTGCAGCAATTTGTCATGAATGCCAATAATAACAGGTGGCAATATACATATCAAAGCAATTTTGTAAATATCAAAAGTTGTTAAGCTTACAGTTCGGGTGAAGATCAAATAAAAGGAAACCGAAAGGGAACAAAGAAACCATATAAGAAAGTTGCGTATTCCAAGCCGTAATTCAGGATAACTTTCTTCCTGGGGATCGCCCGCAACAAAGCTGGGATAAGCGATGCCTGTGAGGAAAATAATGAGGAAAATGATGATTCCAAAACCGGAAGCAAATAAAATCCTGTCTTCGAAATTCAACTGCTCAACATGGAATGGTTCAAAAACAATGACAAACAAGGTTGCCCCCAACCCGATGCCTAAGAAAAGGATCAGTTTCTGGTTTAGCTGGCAAAGCAAATGGTTCCACTTTTCTTTCATCATGGGTGAATGCGTGTTGGAATTTCCATTCTATTTGGAACTAAAAACTGCTAATGGTTATTGCGAAAAAAAAGGATGACATTATTAAATCTTAAAATTTGAAAGATAGGTGGTTTCAAATATACGATAAATTAAATACGGATGCAGGATTATTGTATTTATATTTTAAGCAATAGTTTAATCCAATCGAGATGGGAATGGGTTTCTTTATAAGATTGTGAGTTTTGGAGCATTTCGGATAATGTAAATCCTTTTCTTAATTACACCCCAGGAAATAATCCTATTAAAAAATGCGGAATGTTTTCTATTGATAAAATCAGGAGTTGTAACTATATGCTTTAAATATTTTTTATTTACTGTTTTGATTTAATGAAGGGTTTCTCTATTATTGTGTATTGAAAAAGGCGAGGCTGTTTTTGTAAATATCTCTTTGAAAGGTTTATATTTTCTCCTTTTTTTCGAAAGCCATTTTTTAAAAAGATTTGCCTCATTGCTTGACAAGAAATTGCAATATTCCCCCAAAAAAGAAACCTGCTGTGAAAAAATTGCCGGGCCTCGTGTTGTCATTGATTCTTCTTTCCCCGCTTTCATTATGGGCTGAAGTCATTGAAGTATTATCACCAGATGGGACCATAAGGGTTAAGGTTGAAGTCGGAGACCAGGTCACATGGTCGGTTTTTAAAGGCCAGGAAACACTGCTGTTGCCTTCTCAATTGAGCCTGGAGATTTCCGGAAACCGGAATCCAGGTGTGCAGCCCAGGCTGCGCAGCCATAGTATCCACATGGTGAATGAGGTGATTGAGGCGGAAGTCCCGGTAAAAAACCGTTACATTGAGAACCATTATAACGAGTTGCTATTGCATTTCAAGGAGGGATACAACCTGGCTTTCAGGGCTTATGACGAAGGGGTGGCCTACCGGTTCATTACCGCTTACCCTGAAAATAGCGTGGAGGTGATCGCAGAGACGGTAGCTTTTCATTTTGAGGAGAATCATCGCCTGTTCTGGCCGATGGAGAGCAGCCCTACGTTTCAGTCGCATTATGAAGCCGCTTACCGCGACATTTTCCTCGGTGACCTGACGAAGGAACAATACGGTTCGTTGCCAATGTTGCTGGAAACCCGACAGGGGACGCAACTGCTGATTACCGAGGCCGATCTTTACGATTACCCCAATTTATTCCTGTTTGGCACCGGCGCCAACAGTCTGAGGGGTGTGCTGCCCAAAGCCATTCTGGAGACTTACAAAAGGGGTGACCGGGCAGAGGTGATTGCAAGCAACGCCAATTACCTTGCCAAAACCCAGGGAAGCCGAAGCTTTCCCTGGCGGGTAATGGTCATAGCCTCGGAAGACCGTGAATTACTCGAAAATGAGCTGGTTTACAAACTGTCATCTCCCTGCGTTCTGGCAGATATTGACTGGATCAGGCCCGGCAAGGTGGCCTGGGACTGGTGGAATGCCAATAACATTTACGGGGTGGATTTCAGGGCAGGCCTCAATACGGAAACCTATAAATACTACATTGACTTTGCTTCAGCATATGGCCTGGAGTATATCATTCTGGACGAAGGCTGGTCGGTTTCTACCCTGGATCTGCGTGATGGAAATCCTGAACTTGATTTGGAGCAGTTGTTTGCCTATGCGGAAAGCAAAAACGTGGGCATCATCCTCTGGGTGTTATGGAATGCCCTGGATAAAGACCTGGAGGCAACGCTTGACCGCTTTGCCGGATGGGGTGCAAAAGGCATCAAGGTCGATTTTATGGTGCGGGCCGATCAGGACATGGTCAATTATTATGAGCGGGTGGCGAAAGAAGCGGCCAAAAGAGAGCTGCTGGTGAACTTCCACGGGGCATACAAGCCTTCGGGCTTGAACCGTAAATACCCCAACGTGGTTAATTACGAAGGAGTGAAAGGAATGGAAAACAGCAAATGGGAGGAAGCGGTCAGCCCCTGGCACGATGTACTACTGCCTTTTACGCGGATGGTAGCAGGCCCCATGGACTATACCCCCGGCGCGATGATCAATGCAAGCAAAGAAAATTTCCGGCCGGTGTTTACCCAACCAATGAGCCAAGGCACCCGGGCTCACCAGGCAGCCATGTATGTCTTGTATGATGCACCTCTGCAAATGCTTTCGGATAATCCTTCCAACTATCTCAAAGAACCTGAATATACCCGCTTCATTGTGGATATTCCTGTATCGTGGGATCAAACCATAGGTCTGCCCTCAAGGGTGGGAGAATATGTGGTGATGGCGCGAAAAAAGGGCGATGTCTGGTACCTGGGAGCCATGACAAACTGGGATGCCCGTACCCTTGAGATCGATGCTGCTTTTCTTGAAAATGTTCCCTACAGGATTGAATACATTGAGGATGGGCCCAATGCGGATCGTCATGCCGCTGATTACCGGATGAACACTC
This genomic interval carries:
- the metX gene encoding homoserine O-acetyltransferase, which gives rise to MLQILKTDKPFTTESGYTFPGIEIGYHLYGDVHSGNPVVWVCHALTGNSDPMEWWPNLCGPGKTFDPRYHTIVCANVLGSCYGTTGATSLNPETGKPFLLDFPLITIRDMVQVHELLRGHLGIEKIDVAIGASLGAFQGMEWCIMQPGLIKHLIFIAAGARTSPWAKAYNEAQRMALEADPSFLENTQEGGKAGLRAARAIGMISYRSFEAFEKTQYDPEENKMEGFNAPSYLRYQGNKLVNRYSPYAYLTITRAFDSHDVGRHRGGVKKVLQSIRSNVCCISIETDILFPIEEVRKVAEMIPGASHHTIRSLYGHDGFLVEKEGLEVIIESTHWEEKMTHKVQS
- a CDS encoding glycoside hydrolase family 97 protein — protein: MKKLPGLVLSLILLSPLSLWAEVIEVLSPDGTIRVKVEVGDQVTWSVFKGQETLLLPSQLSLEISGNRNPGVQPRLRSHSIHMVNEVIEAEVPVKNRYIENHYNELLLHFKEGYNLAFRAYDEGVAYRFITAYPENSVEVIAETVAFHFEENHRLFWPMESSPTFQSHYEAAYRDIFLGDLTKEQYGSLPMLLETRQGTQLLITEADLYDYPNLFLFGTGANSLRGVLPKAILETYKRGDRAEVIASNANYLAKTQGSRSFPWRVMVIASEDRELLENELVYKLSSPCVLADIDWIRPGKVAWDWWNANNIYGVDFRAGLNTETYKYYIDFASAYGLEYIILDEGWSVSTLDLRDGNPELDLEQLFAYAESKNVGIILWVLWNALDKDLEATLDRFAGWGAKGIKVDFMVRADQDMVNYYERVAKEAAKRELLVNFHGAYKPSGLNRKYPNVVNYEGVKGMENSKWEEAVSPWHDVLLPFTRMVAGPMDYTPGAMINASKENFRPVFTQPMSQGTRAHQAAMYVLYDAPLQMLSDNPSNYLKEPEYTRFIVDIPVSWDQTIGLPSRVGEYVVMARKKGDVWYLGAMTNWDARTLEIDAAFLENVPYRIEYIEDGPNADRHAADYRMNTRILQPGEKITVKMAPGGGWVAILRPLP
- a CDS encoding lycopene cyclase domain-containing protein; the protein is MQQWTYALLLLASIAVPLIRSFEPRIFFIGNWKALLAGIFVMMLVFIPWDVAFTKHGVWGFSHEYVSGLYVFGLPIEEWMFFIVITYCVVFSYEVIRYFFPRISFPKTAMWTSLIVGAGLLVAGLLNTDKVYTFIVTMLAGALMILMPILKYHKTWLSHYLVTYLITLIPFFIVNGVLTRIPVVWYNNAENLGIRLTSIPVEDSAYFMAMMLIVMPIYERLKPKK
- a CDS encoding sugar nucleotide-binding protein, which produces AKAIIEIKGLDCKVIPVLTKDFPQNAQRPQYSVLNKSRIKKDFGVEIPYWRDSLKECLAKL
- a CDS encoding LytTR family DNA-binding domain-containing protein — its product is MFVIVFEPFHVEQLNFEDRILFASGFGIIIFLIIFLTGIAYPSFVAGDPQEESYPELRLGIRNFLIWFLCSLSVSFYLIFTRTVSLTTFDIYKIALICILPPVIIGIHDKLLQLREKNEALLLLGEILQSKMKALEADESNKPVDFISENKAEKFSLLSSNILFIKSADNYAEIHYLDGDQVKKRLIRNTLKNIEVQIKNFPNLIRCHRISIVNSHNIEKLIGNCNNQALIIKGVDEKIPVSRSYIMKIKEAL
- a CDS encoding thiol-activated cytolysin family protein → MKKTLLTLSNGLLLAILMLFIVAPISCSKEEEDNPDDTLEINAYFASLPTWDVFSPPEADAMLEFDPIQEFSCSDLMVKTTTPCSITKTPEDIVTYDPNSEILYLGSLIQGNGYLQGLGAMQSLPIYQRADLPISISFQMSNNSRLIENPTLVTVKQGIAELVEAAQNAGHISGSSIFFNQATSHSFQQTALALGLSADYMTSSVQASLQWESTNETNTVSAYFVQKMFTVSMGLPQRPGDLFSEEFTQEILDEQVSMGRIGPNNLPVYVSNIVYGRMMTLTMTSTYSETEMKAALSASYNGIDGEISGDHLTTLSESTIKLVTIGGDAQTALNFLRTGQLGEFFRTDAPLTTAVPISYTLRSLTDNSIAKVSSTVDYDMVQYDSASVGIFKNKANWESAMPYHLTEGPWETTGTNIKKANEAGNFSYHSTGQIWMGKKITFSPDTTGMPFEFYLENKDPGFYEGHPEVHLGLVFEDSEVDWPHTISIGDVDNFEDDNFEIGVNGSNVYAIGFVIVDNSASQYEYLKVYAFDGTNECEIDYIMNGDFPGGFSSGFTGVVSPAPIRKIYFNEDADGDDIGVKHFYFGYRPD
- a CDS encoding D-cysteine desulfhydrase family protein, whose protein sequence is MKKFPLGFFPTPLHGLERLSDKYRPYELFIKRDDQTGLASGGNKTRKLEYLLAEALAQGCNTLVTLGAQQSNHCRQTAAAAARAGLDCHLIVRGKAPAMPNGNLLLSLLLGAEIHYAGAEITDAYIAQVINELRSFGLKPYLIPYGGSNTTGVMGYADAVAELKQQMEEKSLSFDYIFFASCSGGTQAGLMLGKEKFGLDARLMPVSIQKPEAGFSSLEEMALKLVYDTRESMGIEHNFNASDARLIKGYDEAGYGVVTQSEHKAIHELARLEGILLDPVYTARAFNAMTDYLGKGKVPSGSKILFWHTGGLPANFHYAAEIL
- a CDS encoding fatty acid desaturase translates to MGVLIAIAVILIWAGHLAYMLISLEPSWTNPWIYVHILIQAYLYTGLFITGHDAMHGNIHPSKRVNTVIGTLAVALFAGMSYKMLRKNHGKHHKNPASAEDPDFYVKSQNFFAWWAVFMWRYLTITQLLIMAALFNIMVYLLKLDQTSVLLFWALPAILGTFQLFAVGVYWVHRLPHLPSMGPHKARTQGKNHFWAMLSCYFFGYHREHHEDPHIAWWKLYKVKD